Proteins encoded by one window of Ficedula albicollis isolate OC2 chromosome Z unlocalized genomic scaffold, FicAlb1.5 N00203, whole genome shotgun sequence:
- the TNFAIP8 gene encoding tumor necrosis factor alpha-induced protein 8 isoform X2 has protein sequence MILAVATDVFNSKSLAIQAQKKILGKMVSKSIATTLIDDTSSDVLDELYRVTKEYTQNKKEAEKIIKNLIKIVLKLAILYRNNQFNQDEIALMEKFKKKVHQLAKTVVSFHQVDYTFDRNFLSKLLNECRELLHEIIQRHLTAKSHGRVNNVFDHFSDCEFLAALYNPFGPYKIHLQKLCDGVNKMLDEGNI, from the coding sequence tGGCCACAGATGTCTTCAACTCCAAAAGTCTGGCCATTCAGGCCCAGAAGAAGATCCTTGGAAAAATGGTGTCCAAATCAATAGCAACTACTTTGATCGATGATACAAGCAGTGATGTTTTGGATGAGCTCTACAGAGTAACAAAGGAATACacacaaaataagaaagaagcagagaagatCATCAAAAACCTCATTAAAATAGTCCTCAAATTGGCAATTCTCTACAGAAACAACCAGTTTAATCAGGATGAAATAGCACTGATGGAGAAATTCAAGAAGAAGGTTCATCAGCTGGCTAAGACCGTGGTCAGTTTCCATCAGGTGGATTATACCTTTGACAGGAACTTTTTGTCCAAACTGTTGAATGAATGTAGGGAGCTGCTTCATGAAATCATTCAGCGTCACCTAACTGCGAAGTCACACGGACGCGTCAACAATGTGTTTGATCACTTCTCTGATTGTGAATTTTTGGCTGCCTTGTACAATCCCTTTGGACCTTATAAAATCCATTTGCAGAAACTTTGTGATGGGGTCAACAAAATGCTAGATGAGGGGAACATATAA
- the TNFAIP8 gene encoding tumor necrosis factor alpha-induced protein 8 isoform X3: MATDVFNSKSLAIQAQKKILGKMVSKSIATTLIDDTSSDVLDELYRVTKEYTQNKKEAEKIIKNLIKIVLKLAILYRNNQFNQDEIALMEKFKKKVHQLAKTVVSFHQVDYTFDRNFLSKLLNECRELLHEIIQRHLTAKSHGRVNNVFDHFSDCEFLAALYNPFGPYKIHLQKLCDGVNKMLDEGNI, from the coding sequence tGGCCACAGATGTCTTCAACTCCAAAAGTCTGGCCATTCAGGCCCAGAAGAAGATCCTTGGAAAAATGGTGTCCAAATCAATAGCAACTACTTTGATCGATGATACAAGCAGTGATGTTTTGGATGAGCTCTACAGAGTAACAAAGGAATACacacaaaataagaaagaagcagagaagatCATCAAAAACCTCATTAAAATAGTCCTCAAATTGGCAATTCTCTACAGAAACAACCAGTTTAATCAGGATGAAATAGCACTGATGGAGAAATTCAAGAAGAAGGTTCATCAGCTGGCTAAGACCGTGGTCAGTTTCCATCAGGTGGATTATACCTTTGACAGGAACTTTTTGTCCAAACTGTTGAATGAATGTAGGGAGCTGCTTCATGAAATCATTCAGCGTCACCTAACTGCGAAGTCACACGGACGCGTCAACAATGTGTTTGATCACTTCTCTGATTGTGAATTTTTGGCTGCCTTGTACAATCCCTTTGGACCTTATAAAATCCATTTGCAGAAACTTTGTGATGGGGTCAACAAAATGCTAGATGAGGGGAACATATAA
- the TNFAIP8 gene encoding tumor necrosis factor alpha-induced protein 8 isoform X1, translated as MSSEADEPKEVATDVFNSKSLAIQAQKKILGKMVSKSIATTLIDDTSSDVLDELYRVTKEYTQNKKEAEKIIKNLIKIVLKLAILYRNNQFNQDEIALMEKFKKKVHQLAKTVVSFHQVDYTFDRNFLSKLLNECRELLHEIIQRHLTAKSHGRVNNVFDHFSDCEFLAALYNPFGPYKIHLQKLCDGVNKMLDEGNI; from the coding sequence tGGCCACAGATGTCTTCAACTCCAAAAGTCTGGCCATTCAGGCCCAGAAGAAGATCCTTGGAAAAATGGTGTCCAAATCAATAGCAACTACTTTGATCGATGATACAAGCAGTGATGTTTTGGATGAGCTCTACAGAGTAACAAAGGAATACacacaaaataagaaagaagcagagaagatCATCAAAAACCTCATTAAAATAGTCCTCAAATTGGCAATTCTCTACAGAAACAACCAGTTTAATCAGGATGAAATAGCACTGATGGAGAAATTCAAGAAGAAGGTTCATCAGCTGGCTAAGACCGTGGTCAGTTTCCATCAGGTGGATTATACCTTTGACAGGAACTTTTTGTCCAAACTGTTGAATGAATGTAGGGAGCTGCTTCATGAAATCATTCAGCGTCACCTAACTGCGAAGTCACACGGACGCGTCAACAATGTGTTTGATCACTTCTCTGATTGTGAATTTTTGGCTGCCTTGTACAATCCCTTTGGACCTTATAAAATCCATTTGCAGAAACTTTGTGATGGGGTCAACAAAATGCTAGATGAGGGGAACATATAA